The genomic interval GATGTTTCTTGGCTTAAGTGTGACGGCTCGCCGCTTGCAGGATACTGGAAAAAGTGCATGGTTCGTTTATGTTAGCTATGGATTGGGTATATTGACAACTTTGTATATTCCATATTCAGGATACAACGAAATTCTTCAGGAGGTAGCACAGAAAAGTAGTAGCGCTGGTGAAAAGCTCTTGGAACAGTATATGGATGTGTTTGCCGTAGTGGGAACATTGACAATACTATGGATGATTTCTTGCCTTGTTGTGGTAATCTTCTGCTGTATGGATGGAACAAAAGAGCCAAATAAATATGGTAAATCACCTAAATATATAATGGAAGAATCTGTCGCAGGCGATTTTGAGGAGGTAATGTAATATAAATAAATACATAAATAAAGACTGCTCGGCTTTCAAAGTCGAGCAGTCTTTATTTATGTCATACTATTCAATTACGACATTACTTCTATAATCTCTCCATATTTCGCATATTTCCGCCAAAAATATTTTTCCTGAATTTCGCGCGAGTTTTGGAGCTGTTCCCCAACTATCGCTGTTCAATAATTCTACTAAAAGGCGGTAAATTGTTAATGCTAAAATCAACCTGTGTGAAAACAGTAATATTACCTTTTAAACTATTTTTTTCCATTTTTTCTTTTAAAACTTTAAATAGTAAAAATATTTTTTGTAATTTTGCAAATGCATCTGCCTGTTGAGGCTATGAAGCACATAGTGACGTGTTGAGCTACGAGATGGAGCACTTCATATTGAAAGGCGTTACTGACGCTTTGTTTTTGGTCGTTCAAAACTTCCACAATGTTTGTTGGATTGTATCAGTTATGACATTCTATTCTAAACACCATTCCCTGTCTATCCCGAAAGGTTCGAACAGAACCCGCCGGAAGGCTTTGCTCGCGGTATGTATGCTGCTGTGCATACAGCCGGCGGCCACTGCCAAGGAAACCGCCGACAGCGTGGAAGCGGACGGGAAGATGTCAGGGGTCATCAAGCAGGTGCTCGACAGGTTTAACCGCCCCCCACGCTACCTCGACGACCGCTATGTGCGAAAGCCACCGACCAAGTTCATCATCACCCTGAGGGGCAGAGTGCAGCAGACCGGTGTGCGCATCAACGACTATTCGGAGTTGGATACCGACTGGGGGCTTGCCAACAGAACACAGACCGACTTGCGTATGCAAGAGCGCCTCCATTACAAGATAGGAGGCTATATCACCTATTCAGGCATCCGTGCCGGACTGGGCATGAGCGTAGGGCGCAAGAGCGCCGAGAAGAGCACCTCCTTGTACCTCAGCTGCATCAACTCATACTACGGGCTTACAGCCCAATATAACAATATCAAGGAGAAGGTGTCATCTGACGTGCATTCCACAGTGGACTATCATGGTGAGAACTACGAAAACGACTCCATGGAGGACGACACTTACATGGAGTCGGACTATCCTGCCGACATGCGCGAGATACAACTCGACGGCTACTATGCCTTCAACCGCCGCCGCTTCGCCTATACAGCCGTATATGGCGGCAGTGTCGTGCAGCGACGTTCTGCCGGCTCGTGGATGCTGGGAATGAAGTACCTCTATGGGCAGGTGAAGTTCGACTCCAGGGAATCCATTTTCCCCATCTACGTCGGCGGCATCACACGGTTTACCACCCAACAGTTGTCCGTAGGCGGAGGCTACAGTTACAACCTCGTACTCCTGAACCGTGACGAAAGCGGTCCACTCCTGCGCGGTCTCCGCAACCTCACTTTCAACGCCACCTTCATGCCGATGATCACCATGTTCAATCCGCTCACCATCTATTACGACAAAAACCTCGTGGAATGGTTCGGCTATGAAACCGACCATCGCACTCGCAAGTCACATCCGGAACTCAACTACACTGCCACGACGGGCATGGCACTGAGCATCGACCGCTTCAGTTTCGTCGTCAAAGTCCACTACGACAACTTCCGCTTCAACACAGGCTTACGGAATGAGAACCAGAACAAACTGGGCGATGAGTATGCCATGCAGAAGAACCGCATGAAAGGGCGCTTCTTCAACTGGGGCGTGAGGGCAGATTTTCAAATGAAGTTTTAACCAATGTAATAAAGACAATGAAAAGAATCATGCAATGGGTGCTCGCCGCCACCCTCATCAGCGGCGCAAGCGTATTCACATCGTGTTCGTCGGACAACGATGACAATTCTTCTCCTAAATCAGGAGCGAACAGCCAACTCGTAGGCCAATGGTATTCCGACGTATCGGGGGCTACATACGCCGCCTGGACATACGGCAAGGCATGGCAGCAGACGGAACTGAAGGCCGACGGCACAGGCGTCACCAACATCTATTACCTCAACAACGACGATGCCGTGGGCCGTGAGCGCTATTCGTTCACCTATACAGCCAGGGAGGGCGTGCTGACGATGGACATCGCGGAGAGGAACACCAAGACCACCGCCAGATATACCGTGAGCGACGGCAAGCTGACCTTGACGGAGGGTGACCACCAACTGGCCATGCAGAAGATGGACGAAGCGAAGGCTAAGGACTTTGATGCGTGGAGCCGCAAGGACAACCTGGTCAATGTACCGCAACCCGCCCGCTACACCGTCTTTGTCTATGGCAATGCGGGAGGCACCATGGATAAGATTATTGAGTATGGCTTCTGGGAGAAGATACAGCCGCTGCTCACGGATCACAACAACGTCCGTGTGGTCTGCTTCTACAAATATGGCAAGGAAAAGTCCGAGGATGGCAAAGACTTTACAGGTAAGTATGCCGACCCGGGTGACATCGTATGGTTCGATCTGAACGACACGACTAAACTGGAGAATATTCGTAACGGAGGACTTCGGGCGCTGGGGTATGAAAAGAAGGCCCAGGAACTGAAACTGTGCGACCCCACGACCGTCAGCGCGTTCATCCAGATCAGCAGTCTGGTGTGTCCTGCCGAGCAGTATGTGTTCAGCATCTGGGGACATGGCAGCGGACTAAGCCCCATGGCCGATGTCCCCGGCAAATACGAAGACCCCGCCGCTGCACCTGCTACCCGAGGGGTCATCGGCGATGAGTGGAATAAGGGTGAAGAACTGGATATGTATGAACTGAGTGCCGCCATCCGTTCCGCAGGCTTGAACCGGCTGAACACAATTTTCTTCCACAACTGCCTGATGGGCAACATGGAGACGCTGACCGAGCTGCGCGGCCTGTCCGACTACATCGTGGCCTCGGCTCACCTGCTTGTGAGCGAGGGCGAACTGCTCACGGAATACGTCCGAGGACTGCTGGAGAAGGGGAATACCGAGGATGCCATCGCACAGATGTTTGAGCGCGTGCATCCGAAATGGGAAAATTCATATCATGAGTCTGAAGAGCAGGAAAATGGGCAAATAGTGGAGTCCTGGAGAAATGGCGACTACAAGCTCATCCGTACTGCCAAGCTCGATGCCATCATCAGTGCCACCAAGCGCCTCGCCGACAGACTCGTCGCTCTCTACCCCACGCAAAGGGAAGCCATCGACAAAGCCACCAAGGAGGTGTATCGGTTCCATACCCTCATTCTAAATAACGTGTCCCCCGAGCAGCGTCACCTGTTAACCTACGTGAATCCCTTTGTCGATCTGGCAGACTATGCACATTGGTTGGCAAAAGAGACTGGCGACACAGAAATGGCTGCCATCTCTGCCGATCTGGACAAAGCCTTCAGCGAAGCCTTCGTCCACTATGCCGACGTCAACACGAACGAACAGCATCTGGACCACTACACACTGAGCATCTGCCTGACCAACAACAAATTCTACACGGCAGATGCCGCCAAATTGCCTCTTGTTGATTATTTTGTTCCTAATCATCTGTGCAATTTCGACCAAGGCTACGAGCAGACCACCTTCCACAAACTGACGGGATGGGGCAACTGGCTGCGCACCAACCAGCAACTGCTTTGGGGCAATCCCACAAGCGACGGCGGTGGCCCGCTCAAGTGAATAAAGAACAAGTATTAAATTCTCAAAAATATGAATCAAAGGAAACTGTGGGTGCTCGCCGCCATTCTCATCATTATATGCGGCGCATGTGTGATAACCTGCTGCGGCAGTGAGGACGACAATCCTGTGGTCAGCCCGACTGACGACAGCAGTCAGTTTGTAACCCTCAGCGAAGCCGTGCCCGATGTGATTCTGGAGATACGCTATTACGGCACGTACAACTTCGTAGGAACCCGCATTGACGGCTACGAGGAGCCGACAGCGCTACTCACACGCCAGGCTGCTGACAGTCTGAAGGCTGTAAACGAAGATGTGAAAGCACAGGGGTATAGACTGAAGATATACGATGCTTATCGTCCGCAGAAAGGCGTTGACCACTTCGTGCGCTGGGCAGAAGACATCAGCGACACGCTTATGAAGCCATACTTCTATCCCGACCTTGACAAGAAAGTGCTCTTTCCTCAGGAATACATCTGTCTGAAAAGTGGTCATACGCGGGGTAGCACTGTTGACCTGACTCTCTTCGATATGAAAACCGAAAAGGAACTTGACATGGGTGGCACTTTCGACTGGTTTGGTCCCGAGAGTCATCCCGACTTCTGTGGTAATCCTGAGACGGGAGAATATACAGGTGATAACAGCAAGAGTCCTGCCAATCCGAAACGTAGCATCACCCCAGAGCAGTTTAAGAACCGTATGATTCTGCGTCAGGCAATGCTTCGTCACGGTTTCAAGCCTTTCGACACAGAGTGGTGGCACTTCACACTCCGTGACGAACCCTTCCCCAATACCTATTTCACCTTCCCAGTCAAACAACTGAGCAACAGCTTAGCTGAATAGGCTCTGAGTGAATAATAAAATAAAGGGATGTATCGTCGGATACATCCCTTTATTGCAAATATAAATATGTTTATAAGTTGAATTTCAATAATTATTGAGACTTATTCAATGACAACTGTTGTCCAACCGTGCTTATCCTCGATCTCTCCATACTGAATGCCACGGAGAGTGTCGTAAAGTTTCTTTGATATAGGACCGGGCTTCTCACCGAATGAATAGCGCTTGCCAGTATCGAGGTCATCAATATATGAGATAGGTGAAATTACGGCTGCTGTACCGCATGCACCTGCCTCTTCGAATGTCTCGAGTTCTTCTTCAGGAATCTGACGACGCTCAACCTTCATGCCGAGATCCTCAGCTACCTGCATAAGGCTTTTGTTTGTAATAGAAGGCAGAATAGATGTTGATTTCGGAGTGATGTAGGTGTTGTTCTTAATGCCAAAGAAGTTGGCAGCACCACACTCGTCCATGTATTTCTTTTCTTTAGCATCGAGATAGAACTCGCAGGCATAACCTTTCTCGTGAGCCAGGTTGTTGGCGAAAAGAGAAGCTGCATAGTTGCCGCCCACCTTATACTTACCTGTGCCAAGAGGTGCCGAACGGTCGTAGTCACGAATGATTACATAGGGGTTGGTAGAGAAACCACCCTTGAAATATGGACCTACTGGTGTGACGAAGATGAGAAAGCAATATTCCTTTGATGGATGAACGCCTACCTGTGCGCTGGTGCCGATGAGCAGCGGACGGATATAGAGTGTTGCTCCGCTCTCATAAGTAGGAATCCACTCCTGGTTCAGGCGTACAACCTTCTTTACCATTTCCTCGAACAGCTCTGTCGGTACTTCCGGCATGAGAATTCCGCGGCATGTTGACTGAAGGCGCTCTGCATTGTCCTTAACACGGAATACACGCACTTTGCCGTCCTTGCAGCGATATGCCTTAAGGCCTTCGAAAGCCTCCTGACCATAGTGCAGACAGGTTGCAGCCATGTGAAGTTTCAAATACTCGTCGGACGAAACTTCAATCTCGCCCCACTTGCCATCGCGGTAGTAGCACCGCACATTGTAGTCTGTCTTCATGTATCCGAAAGACAGGCTTCCCCAATCTAAGTTCTTCATATTTTTGATGTTGGATGATAAATCATTTCCGCAAAGATAGACTATTTCGCCGAAACAAGCAAATTTTTAGCCTGTTTATTCGCTTTTATCCAGTATCTTCTTGATTTCGGCATCGGTATTAGTCAGTTTGTCGCGGCAGAATTTGATAAGTTCCTGCGCAGTCTTTAGCTGTTCAGTAAGCTCATCAATGCCGTATTCGCCAGCTTCCATCTTTTGTACGATGGCCTCCAGTTTCTGTATTGCTTCTTCGTATTTCATTTTACTGTTGATTTTATTGTTCCTTGTTCAAATTGGGTCTCTATCTCGTCGCCTTGTTTCAGTAAAGCTGCATCGTGTATGGCTTTGCCGTTTAGGGTTGTTATGCTGTAGCCTCGTTTGAGCATCAGCTGCGGGTCGAGTGATGTCGCTCGTTGTTGTAGCATCTCCAAACGGTGGTTGGCAGATGCTATGTTATGAGATGTTATAGGTGGTATGTGAGATGTCAACAGGGCTATTCGGTTCTGCTCTTTATCTATGATACGCCTGATGCTGTTGGCAAGCCTTTGGCTTGTCTGCTCCATACGAGCTTCATGTTGTGTCTTCACCAAAGAGAATAAGGCAGGGATACGAATGGCAAGAGTTGAGAGTTGGGAGTTGAGAGTTGAGAGCTTGGCCTCCGCTGTGTAACTAATCCTTTGCTCGCATTGCTCAATACGGTCAAGCACTCTTTGTGCATGCTCTATGAGAAAAGCTGCTGCTGCCGTGGGGGTCTTTACACGCAGATGTGACACCATGTCGAGTACACACTCGTCACGGTCATGTCCTATGCCTGTGATAATGGGCATGGGAAACTGTGCCACGTTTTCTGCAAGTGCTAAAGTGTCGAATCCGGACATGTCGGCAGTACCTCCACCACCACGGATTATTACGACACAGTCGAATGACGAATCTTCTCCTACTGCCAAGGAGTGGGCTTCATATATCTGGTTTAGCGCATTGATGATGCTCTGTTCCACTTGTTCACCTTGCATTATTGCTGGAAAAAGAGTGGTGTGGAAAGCAAAGCCGCTTTCACTGAGCTGTTGGCAGAAGTCACCATAGCCAGCAGCAGTGACACTGGAAATGACAGCGATGTTTAGACAGAAAGTGGGGAGCTGAAGGTCGCGTTGCATGTCGAAGATGCCTTCTTGTTTCAGCTTGAGTACTATCTCCTGACGTCGGCGCGCCATGTCGCCAAGTGTGTGGTTAGGATCGATATCGGTTATTATCCATGAAAAACCGAAAGCTTCGTGGAACTGTGCATAGACTTTCAGACGTACTTTCATTCCTGCGCATAGCCTTTGTCCTGTGATGCGTTCAAAGTGGGGCTGAATCATTGTCCATGACGAACGCCAGCACTTTGCCGAGGCACGTGCAATAGGGGTGTTAGAAAGCTCTTCCTTTTGGATAAGCTCCATATAACAATGGCCTCTTGACTCACGTACTTCTGAAAGTTCTGCCTCTACCCAGTACTCGTGTGACAGTTCTGCCTCTAGTGTCAAACGTACGAGCGAGTTCAGCTCAAATAATGATAGAGTTTCGTTCATGGCTTCTCGTTCAACAGCTTTCATTCCTCTCCCTTGGTCCTTCCAATCATGTATGCCTGCCAGAAATCTGGTATTCCGTATCCCAGAATATTGTCAGGCTCGTCAGCTTGTGAGCTGCATTGCCTTACAAGATCAATAATCTCTATGGCAGACAGCTTTGGTAATCCTTGCCATAAACATGCTACAAGGCCGCTGATAAGTGGCGTTGAGAACGATGTGCCCATGTCGCGAATAAGAGAGCCTCTGCCAGAGATAAGTGCTGTGCCGCTACCCATTGCTACTATGTCGGGCTTGATACGTCCGTCCTGCGTGGGACCAACGCTTGCGAAAGGTGCATTACGCATCTCGCTGTTCACGGCACCTACGGTGATGATATCTTCTGCATCGGCTGGTGCTGTGATCTTCTTCCAGTGTCCCATCCCTGAGTTGCCTGCTGAGTTGCAAAGTACTATTCCTTTATGGGAAAGCATCGAGGCAGTGTGGGAGATGAGGGCTTTGTGTCCGTCGAGATCTCTCAGGTGGTAGTTGCCTTCGTTGTTGTCAAACTCGTTGTAGCCAAGTGAAGAATTTATGATGTCAACGCCTACTGAGTCTGCAAACTCTGCAGCCATTGCCCAATAGTCTTCTTCAATGGGCATCTCCGTGAG from Prevotella sp. E13-27 carries:
- a CDS encoding M15 family metallopeptidase, producing the protein MNQRKLWVLAAILIIICGACVITCCGSEDDNPVVSPTDDSSQFVTLSEAVPDVILEIRYYGTYNFVGTRIDGYEEPTALLTRQAADSLKAVNEDVKAQGYRLKIYDAYRPQKGVDHFVRWAEDISDTLMKPYFYPDLDKKVLFPQEYICLKSGHTRGSTVDLTLFDMKTEKELDMGGTFDWFGPESHPDFCGNPETGEYTGDNSKSPANPKRSITPEQFKNRMILRQAMLRHGFKPFDTEWWHFTLRDEPFPNTYFTFPVKQLSNSLAE
- a CDS encoding clostripain-related cysteine peptidase, which codes for MKRIMQWVLAATLISGASVFTSCSSDNDDNSSPKSGANSQLVGQWYSDVSGATYAAWTYGKAWQQTELKADGTGVTNIYYLNNDDAVGRERYSFTYTAREGVLTMDIAERNTKTTARYTVSDGKLTLTEGDHQLAMQKMDEAKAKDFDAWSRKDNLVNVPQPARYTVFVYGNAGGTMDKIIEYGFWEKIQPLLTDHNNVRVVCFYKYGKEKSEDGKDFTGKYADPGDIVWFDLNDTTKLENIRNGGLRALGYEKKAQELKLCDPTTVSAFIQISSLVCPAEQYVFSIWGHGSGLSPMADVPGKYEDPAAAPATRGVIGDEWNKGEELDMYELSAAIRSAGLNRLNTIFFHNCLMGNMETLTELRGLSDYIVASAHLLVSEGELLTEYVRGLLEKGNTEDAIAQMFERVHPKWENSYHESEEQENGQIVESWRNGDYKLIRTAKLDAIISATKRLADRLVALYPTQREAIDKATKEVYRFHTLILNNVSPEQRHLLTYVNPFVDLADYAHWLAKETGDTEMAAISADLDKAFSEAFVHYADVNTNEQHLDHYTLSICLTNNKFYTADAAKLPLVDYFVPNHLCNFDQGYEQTTFHKLTGWGNWLRTNQQLLWGNPTSDGGGPLK
- a CDS encoding DUF4421 family protein encodes the protein MTFYSKHHSLSIPKGSNRTRRKALLAVCMLLCIQPAATAKETADSVEADGKMSGVIKQVLDRFNRPPRYLDDRYVRKPPTKFIITLRGRVQQTGVRINDYSELDTDWGLANRTQTDLRMQERLHYKIGGYITYSGIRAGLGMSVGRKSAEKSTSLYLSCINSYYGLTAQYNNIKEKVSSDVHSTVDYHGENYENDSMEDDTYMESDYPADMREIQLDGYYAFNRRRFAYTAVYGGSVVQRRSAGSWMLGMKYLYGQVKFDSRESIFPIYVGGITRFTTQQLSVGGGYSYNLVLLNRDESGPLLRGLRNLTFNATFMPMITMFNPLTIYYDKNLVEWFGYETDHRTRKSHPELNYTATTGMALSIDRFSFVVKVHYDNFRFNTGLRNENQNKLGDEYAMQKNRMKGRFFNWGVRADFQMKF
- the xseB gene encoding exodeoxyribonuclease VII small subunit — its product is MKYEEAIQKLEAIVQKMEAGEYGIDELTEQLKTAQELIKFCRDKLTNTDAEIKKILDKSE
- a CDS encoding branched-chain amino acid aminotransferase, producing the protein MKNLDWGSLSFGYMKTDYNVRCYYRDGKWGEIEVSSDEYLKLHMAATCLHYGQEAFEGLKAYRCKDGKVRVFRVKDNAERLQSTCRGILMPEVPTELFEEMVKKVVRLNQEWIPTYESGATLYIRPLLIGTSAQVGVHPSKEYCFLIFVTPVGPYFKGGFSTNPYVIIRDYDRSAPLGTGKYKVGGNYAASLFANNLAHEKGYACEFYLDAKEKKYMDECGAANFFGIKNNTYITPKSTSILPSITNKSLMQVAEDLGMKVERRQIPEEELETFEEAGACGTAAVISPISYIDDLDTGKRYSFGEKPGPISKKLYDTLRGIQYGEIEDKHGWTTVVIE
- a CDS encoding DUF805 domain-containing protein translates to MANYKMIPTLGFSEAVEKASKRLLDFNGRSRRSEFWWWMLIVLILNIVMSQLLKSNVWANMLTSTAVMFLGLSVTARRLQDTGKSAWFVYVSYGLGILTTLYIPYSGYNEILQEVAQKSSSAGEKLLEQYMDVFAVVGTLTILWMISCLVVVIFCCMDGTKEPNKYGKSPKYIMEESVAGDFEEVM
- the xseA gene encoding exodeoxyribonuclease VII large subunit, translating into MNETLSLFELNSLVRLTLEAELSHEYWVEAELSEVRESRGHCYMELIQKEELSNTPIARASAKCWRSSWTMIQPHFERITGQRLCAGMKVRLKVYAQFHEAFGFSWIITDIDPNHTLGDMARRRQEIVLKLKQEGIFDMQRDLQLPTFCLNIAVISSVTAAGYGDFCQQLSESGFAFHTTLFPAIMQGEQVEQSIINALNQIYEAHSLAVGEDSSFDCVVIIRGGGGTADMSGFDTLALAENVAQFPMPIITGIGHDRDECVLDMVSHLRVKTPTAAAAFLIEHAQRVLDRIEQCEQRISYTAEAKLSTLNSQLSTLAIRIPALFSLVKTQHEARMEQTSQRLANSIRRIIDKEQNRIALLTSHIPPITSHNIASANHRLEMLQQRATSLDPQLMLKRGYSITTLNGKAIHDAALLKQGDEIETQFEQGTIKSTVK